The Arcobacter roscoffensis genome segment TAAGGTATTAGAATTAATAGAAAATCCTAATAAATTAATAGAATATACTATTCCAAAAAATATCCCTAAAAAAAGAAAAATCAAAGAGATTTTGAAGTTTTGATTTATGAAACTACTGAATTTGTCCATCTTTCACCTCAATTATTCTATTTGATAATTGTGCAAGACTCTTATCGTGCGTAGCAACTATTACTGTGATTCCTTCTTTTGATAACTCTTGAAATAGTTTAAAAACATTTAAAGAGTTTTTTGAATCTAAATTACCAGTTGGTTCATCTGCAAAAAGAACTTTTGGTTTATTTATAAGTGCTCTTGCTATTGCAACTCTTTGTCTTTGTCCTCCTGATATTTCATTTGGAAATTTATTTAGAAGCTCCCTAATATCTAATAAATTAAAAAGTTCACTTATTTCTTTATCACTTGCTTTTTCATTAGCTATTTTTATATTTTCAGCATTTGTAAGATAGTTTATTAAATAGTGAAATTGGAAAATAAAGCCAATATTATCTTTTCTAAATTTATCTATATTTTTTATTTCTCTATATTTTTTATTTTCAAAAAATAGTTCGCCACTTTTTTCTTTTAAAAGTGTTGATAAAATTGAAAGTAGGGTAGTTTTACCACTTCCACTCTCACCAATAATAGATATAAATTCACCTTTTTTAATACTTAGATTTATATTTTTTAAGGCCAAATCACCATTATAATCATGAGAAAAGTTTTTTGCTTCTATTATCATATTTTATCTCCTTGCATTAAAATTATTGGATCAATTTTAGATACATTTAAAGCAGGGATTATTGAGCCAATTACAGCCATTAAAATTGAACAGATAAATAGTGTAAGGCTTAAAGAACTACTTAAATGTGCATTGATATATCCATGAAATAGCTCAAATTTTTCAATCATCAGAAGAAATATATTTGCTATAAAAAATGCAGAAATAAAACTAATAAAGCCCAAAATGGCTGTTTCTAAAACTATTTGATTAATAATTCTTCCCGTTGAAATTCCAATAGCCTTTTTTATTCCAAATTCACTTTTTCTTTGATTTACAGTAATACTCATAATACTTACAACACTTAAAAGTCCCATACAAAAAGCTACCGATGAAATAAGCTTAGAAGAAGTTCTGATAATTTCAAATTGGTTATAATTATCTACAAAGCTATTTGTAGATTTAACTTCAATATCGTTTGATAAGTCTTGTGTATTTTTTATTATGAAATCTATATCTTTTTGAATATTTGTATTTACTAAAAGAAATGAAGCTGATTTATTAAAGATTTTAGAAGCTTGATTTATATTTAATACAACTCCACCATTTTCAAAACCAATTTCACTTCTAAATACTCCAGAAATTTTGTACGTATCTTTTGAAATTTGAATACTGTTTTTATTTTTTAAAGAATCATATATAGATTTTCCTACTAAAACTTCATTATCTTTTGGATATGAACCTTTTATTAGTGTATAGTTTGAAAATCTATTTTTTGTTACTCCATATACAGCTACAATTGGTAGTTCTTCAACAGGACTTGCCCCAACAACAACAGCTGATACTTTTTTAACTCCATCAAACTCTTCTATTTTATGAATAAGATTTATATCTACATTTGAAAAAAATGTATCAGAAATCTTTGCTTGAGTTATTATAATATCTCCATCATTTTTAAGCATAGAAGAGTACATATAAATAATGCCATTTGATATTGAACTAATTAAAAAAATAGAACAAATACTAAGGCTTAAACTAAATAATATTAGTAAGGTTTTAAGTTTATTAGCTTTTAAAGCTTTTAAAGCAGTTCGCATATATCTCCTTTTCATTATAGGAAATATAGCTGCAATTGATGAATTAAATATGAATAGGGTATGAACTTTTATTCATAAAAAAGAGTTTTTAGGTATTCTTCTGCTGTTTTTAAATGTTCATGTAGTTTATCTTCTGACATTCTATTTAAAAGAGATATTTGCATTTTCATTCTAGGATTATCTTTGAAAAGATGTGAGTATTTATATAAAAATCTCCAATATAAAGCATCAACTATTTTACACCAAGGCTCTTTTTTTGAGTAATCACTCATCTTTATAAGATAATTAGAACTTGCTATATATGGCTTAGTAGTTATACTTCCACCATCACTAAAACCACTCATTCCATAGACATTTCCAAGCATTACCCAATCGTAAGCATCTATATAGTTTTGCATAAAATACTCATAGACATCATTTGGCCTTATTTCTAAAAGTAAAAAGATATTACCTAAAATCATAAGTCTTTCTATATGATGAGCATAGGCTGTTTTGTCTACTTTTTTTATTACATCATCCAGTATATCTATTCCACTTTTTCCATCAATAATTGCTTTTGGCATTGAGTTTTTAAATTCAAAAAAATTAGAGTTTCGCAATCTCACACCATCATCTTCATAGATTTTTAGCATAAACTCTCTCCAACCAATAATCTGTCTTATAAATCCTTCTTTGGCATTATATGGAGCATGTGCATTTTTTATTTTTTCAATTACATAGTTTAAATCAAGTAAACCTATATTTAAACTGCTTGAGATATTTGAGTGGAAAAGATAAATAAGATTAGTATTTTTTGTAATTGCATCTTGGTAGTTTCCAAAGTTGTCAAATTTTTCTTTTACAAAATACTCAAGTTGTAATCTAGCTTCATCAAAAGAAATAGGGTAATTAAAATCTTCACAAACACCTACAGTATCAAACTTTTGACAATACTCTTTTGCTTCATTTATATAGTCATTTTCATAAGATAGTGTTGCAGGAATAAATATATCTTTTGGAAGTTTCTTTCTATTATCACTATCAAAACTATATTTCCCGTATAAAGGTTTTCCGTTTTCCATAAATATATCAAGCTCTTTTCTTCTGTGCATATAAAAATGGTGTAGAAACTTACTTTTATCATCAGGATGTAAAAAGTTTGGATTTTTAATAGTATGTATATTTTCAAAATTCTTATAAACTTTCTTTTCTAAATAATCATCAAAAAGTTCATATATAAAAATTTCATTAGTTTTGTATTTTTCTAAATAGCTTTCATCCTCAAAATACTCAACATCAAAAGCATTTTGTTTTAAATAATTTTCATAAAACTTCATAGAGGCTCTATGAAGTACTAACTTTTGAATATGAAATTTATATTGAGTAAAAAATAAAGGCTCTTCTATTAAAACTATTTTTTTGTTTTTTAAAATATCAGTATTTTCAAATAACTGATGAGGATAGATTAAAAAAATATCCATTAAAATATTCTTCTTATAGGTTCAGGGGATGGCTTAGCAAAATAGTAACCTTGTGCATAATCTACACCTAGTTTTTTTACCATTTCTAACTCTTCTAGTGTTTCAACACCCTCGGCTAATATTTGAATATTGTTATCAATAGATATTGATTTTAAAGCTTTATAAACTGATTGTTTAAGCTCATTTGTATCAATACCATCTATTATATTTCTATCAACTTTTATAATATCAGGTTTTATATCAATAATCATATTTAAAGAAGAGTATCCCTCTCCAACATCATCTAAGGCAATTTTGAAGCCTTGTTCTCTATAGTAGTTTAAGATTTGTTTTAAATGCACTTTATCTTGTACATTTTCAGTTTCAACTACTTCAAAAACAATGTTTCTAGGGTCAAGTTCTAGTTGTTTAGCCCATTTAACTGTACTTTGCAAACAAAATTTTGGGTCATAAATAGCTGTTGGTAAAAAGTTTATAAAAACTTTTGAGTTTATTTTTTTTACTGCTGCTGTTTTAAGTGCAGACTCACGACAAAGTTTATCTAGTCTAAAGTTTGTATCATTTCTATTTGACTTTTCAAAAAGATCATTTGGATACATCAAGTCACCATTTGGTAAAACACCTCTTGTCAAACATTCATAGGCATGTATTTTATTTGTTTTCATATCAATTATTGGTTGAAAATGCGTAGTTAAAGTCTCACTTTCTAGTATCTCAAAAAAGCTATTATCTTTAATGAAATTTAGATAAATATTTAAAGGCTTAGCTTTTAAAACAGAAGTAATAGATAAAAGCTCATTAGTAGTTTCAACAAATATTTTTATCTCAGCTTGCTCAAATTGAGTGAAATTCTCATCAAAAAACTCTACTTGATTTTCAAAAAAAGTTCTAGCATCATCTATATCAATACTGCAAATATGTTCTTTAAGTCTTAGATTATTCTTATCTTTTAAAAGAATCTTACACTTATGTAATAACTCTGGAACTACAGTTATAAAGTGAATTGTTGCTTTTTCATTTTTTATACAAAAATTTTCATTACATTTACAGCTCATATTTTATCCTTATGGTGCTAATCTATTTACTTCCCAAGAATTATCTTCTTTTCTTTTATACTCAAACCTATCATGTAATCTATCTTTTCCACCTTGCCAAAACTCTATTGTTTCAGGGACTACTTTATATCCACCCCAAAAAGAAGGGAAGGGTACTTCTCCTTTTGAAAACTTATTTTTTATCTCATCAAACTTTGCTTCAAGTAAGCTTCTTGAACTAATAACCTCACTTTGATGTGATACCCAAGCTCCAAGTTGACTACCTTTAGGTCTTGATAAAAAGTATTTCATAGAATCAGTTTTACTGATTTTTTCAATTCTTCCTTCCATCTTTACCTGTCGCTCTAAACCTAACCAAGCAAAGTGAATAGCTCCATATGGGTTTTCATCTATTTGCACTGCTTTTTTGCTTTTATAGTTTGAGAAAAATACAAAACCATCTGTATCAAAGGTTTTAAGTAGAACAGTTCTAATTGAAGGTTTCATATCATTTCCAACTGTAGATAAGCTCATAGCATTTGGCTCTATAAGATTTGCATCTATTGCTTGGTTGAACCATATCTCAAACTGTTTAAAAGGGCATTCATCTAAATCTTTAAAATCTAAACCCTTTGTCATATACTCTTGTCTCATTTTTGATAAATCAAACATTATCAAGCCTTATTGTTTAATTATAGTGATTACTAGCTCACCTACTGTAAAACCAAACTTTTTCATCTTTGAGTGGTTTATAATAACTCCATCTTCTTGTAAATGTAACCAATCTTTCACATCTATATTGATAGTTGAATCATTGTAAGGAACTTCCATTGTATAGTCTATCATTACTGTGTTACCATTTGACTTAAGTATACCTTGCCCTACAATATCAGAAGCAGTTCCTATATATTCATTTTTATTTTTTGAAGGTATTAGAGTCCACACTCTTCTTTGTTTTTCACCGTTATTATAAACAAAATATTCATCTAAAGTTCCAACTCCATCTTCATCCCATGAACCAATCATCTTAGCCTTAAAAGATTTGATTATCTTTCCACTTCTATCTTTTACTAGTCCATATGCTTTTAGTTCCCCATTGAAATAATCTTTTACTACAAATTTAGGGCTTGTTTCATTAAAGTCTTCAAGTTTCATAGCTCCACATCCTGTAAAAAGAAGTACAATAAATAGTACAACTAATAGATTTTTTGTTTTCATGCAACTAAACCTTTATTTAGGTGCATATTTTGATCTCTTGTAAATACTACTTGAACAAGATTTACATTTCTTGTTAAAAAAGCAGCCTCACAATAATTTAAATACATTTTCCACATTCTAATAAAATAATCATCAAAGCCTAAGGCTTTTATCTCTTTAATTCTAGTATTAAAATTTTCATACCAAATATTTAAAGTTTTTGCATAATCTTCTGTAAACTCTTCCATATGTAAAAGATTTAGTCTTGTATGTTTGCTTGTGCTTTTTAAAATTCTTGATACACTTGGAAGATGTCCACCTGGGAAGATATATTTTTGAATAAAGTCAGTTCCTTTAGAATAAGATTCATATCTATTATCAGGCATTGTGATAATTTGTAGCGCTAAAACTCCACTTGGTTTAAGTAAGGCTTCACATTTTTTAAAGAAAATATCAAAATACTCTTTACCTACTGCTTCAAACATCTCAACTGCAATGATTGCATCATATTTACCCTCTAAATCTCTATAGTCTTTTAAGAAAATATCAATACTCTCTTCAATTTTATTCTCTTTAAACTTTTTCTCACATAATTTTTTTTGTTCACTACTTAAAGTTACAGTTGTTACTTTACACTTTCTTTCTTTTGCTAAGTGCATTGCCATAGATCCCCAACCAGAACCAATTTCAAGTACTCTATCACCTTCTTTGATATTTAATTTATTTGCTAAGTGAGATATTTTTCTTTTTTGAGCCTCATAAAGTGATTCATTTGGATTTTCAAAAATAGCTGCTGAGTACATCATAGTTTCATCTAAAAATAGTTTATAGAAGTCATTTGATAAATCATAATGCTCTGAGATATTTTTTCTAGAGTTTTTCTTTGAGTTTTTTCTTAAAAGATGTTTTACTTTATTAAAATGAGGTAAGATATTGATAAAGAAATTGTTTTTATCATGCTCACTTTTTACACCTAAATCATCAGAGTTTATCAAAGCTAACTCAATAAGTTTTGTTAAATCATTTGTTTCAAAATCCTCATCCATATAACTCTCAGCAAAGCCAACATCACCATATAAAGCTATTTTTGAAAAAAAACTATAGTTATTTAGTTTTAAAAATACTTCTTTTTCTTCCTTATTACCATAATGATTTATCTCGTTGTTTGGAAATTGTACTTTTAAATTTCCTTCTTTTAATTTTGAAAAAAAAGAGTGTCCAAATTTATGCCATACCTTTTTCATTTTAATATCTCCTTTTTGTATCTATATCTTCTATACTATTAAACTTCAAGCCCTTTTTATAAAGTTTCAAGGATTGCCATAAAGTCCTTGTCACAACAAAAAAAGTTAAAAAAGTGTGCTTTAAAAATAGTTTTATAATATTTTTATTAGTGAACTCTAAAGGTGTCCCACTAAAAGATGCTGTTAGCATTTTTTTCTTTTCTTCAAATAAATCTATTTTTAAAGCCACGTTTGATTTGTCATATCTAAATAAAAAACTATAATCCCCATCTCTTTTAAAAAAAGGTGATACATACATATCTTTTGGAATCTCACCTCTATAAAGGTTATGTCCTCTATGAGTTAGTTTAACAGGATAAATAACTCTTCCTCCATTATAATTATGAACTTCTGCAAGTATATAATCTAGCTCTTCATTTTTATTAAATATTAAAAGTAAACTAATAGGATTAAATACAAAATTTAAAATTCTAGGAAGAGTTATAAATCTAAGCTTATGGGGTTTTTGAATGTCAAATTTTTCTAAAAGTTCATCAACGTTTTCTAAAAAATTTTCTTGTTTCCCAAAATGATCTTTGCTTTTAAAAGAAAAAAGATTGAGTTTATTATATGAGAATAGTTTAGTTTTTAACTCTTCTAAACTATTTGTATCAATATCAAGCATAAAAAATTTATACTTAAAATCATGAGCTTTTGGAAGAAATCTTTTATGGTAGATTACTCCATCATAAAATTGATGTGCACTCATAGTTCACATCCAAACATTGAAGCTATAGTATTTGCACTCCAAAGTCCATCTTCATGAAAACCGTATCGCCAATAAGCTCCTGCATAATAAGTGTTGTTTATACCGTTTATTTCATCTCTTCTTTTTTGAGCCTCAATTGCTTTTTTATCAAACTGCGGATGAGAATATGAAATTCTCTCAATTATTTCATCTACACTATCTATTTCATTTAATGACACAAAATAGTCTTTATTTGTTTTTAGATTTTGTAGAGTATTAATCCAATATGATAAAGTAATCGAGTTATCGTTCTTTTTATCTGTTTTATAATTCCATGCAGCATAAATATCTTTATTTGGATATAAAACTTTTCTGTCAGTATGAAGTAGGGCGTCATTTTTTTTGTATTTAAAACAATCTAAAACTTCTTTTTCATTTTCACTTGCATCATCCAAAAGCTCTAGTGCATCAGGAGCGTGCATTGCAAATACAACTTTATCATAGATTTTAGTTTCATCATTTTCAAAAGTTATAAATACTCCATCTGCTTTTCTTTCAACTTTTTTGATATTTGAGTTTAAGAAAATTTGACCAGAGATTTTTTCTTTGATTTTATTTACATAATTTACACTACCATTTGATACAGTGAGCCATTGATGATGAGTAGTTACACCTAATAATCCGTGATTTTTAAAAAACTGTAAAAATGTTCTTGCAGGAAAGTCATTCATCTTATCACTTGGTGTTGACCAAATAGATGCACCCATAGGAATAATGTATCTTTCTTTAAAAGCTTCTCCATACTCTTTTAGGTAATCACCTAAATCTTTATCCAAATCTTTACTGTTAGTTTCTAAATCTTTATTTGCTTTTTTATTAAACTTCATTATGTCATTTATCATAGAGTAGTGAGAAAGATTAAAAAGGTTTTTTTTCTGAAAAAACAGACCACCTATAGAGTTTCCATTGTAAGCTATGTTTTCATTTTTATCCCAGAAACCAAAACTCATATCACTTTTTTCTATTTTAACATCAAGCTTTTCAAAAAGTTTTGTTAAAAGAGGATATGTTTCATGATTGAAAACTAAAAAGCCTGTATCAACTCCAAATTTCTTACCATCTTCTTCAACTTGTGTAGTTCTTGCATGACCACCAAGTCTATGCTCTTTTTCATATAAATCTACATGATGTCTTTGGCTTAGAAGATAAGCACTACCTAAACCGCTAATTCCTGCTCCTAGTACTGCTATTTTCATTTGTATCTTCCTTTTTCATCTTGTTTTGTGTAAATTAAACTATTTACATTTATATAATCACTTAAAAAATCTATGATTTTCTTTTGTTCTTCTTTTGCCATAAATGGCTTTCTGTTCATAATCCATAAATTTTCTAAATCATCATCTGCAACAACTGCACTTTTATAATTGTTTAGGTAAATCACATTGTATTTTTTTGAAAAAATCCAAAAGTAGGTCATTTTCATACTTGACATAGAATCATCATCCAAAGCTTTTGCAATACCTGAATACTCTATTAGTTTTCCACCTATTTGATTTTCAAAACATCTGTTGAATACTTTATATTTGTTAGTATCTATTAAAGAGTATTCAACAGTTGAGGCTATACAGTTTTCTTGAAAACTGTTGTGTGTACGAGCAATCTCATACCAAATTCCACTAAAAGATTTAGGGTCAACAAATTGGACTGACTTTAAAGGCTTTGAATGTAATAATGAGAACATAGCTAAAATAATAAATAATTTTACACTCATATTGACACCTAAATGTTTTAGTAAGGTAATATTAACAGCTATTAATTACTTTTAATAGCTGTTTTTTGTCACTTTATAAAAAACTATTATTTTTTATATTTTAAAAGAAGAGTAATTGCAAATATTTTAAGAATTACTGGTAAGATTGAGTAAAGTAAAGCTAAAATGCTCAAAGAAAAACTGCTAGGGTTTACAGTATTAAAAGATACTAGCTCTAAAGATACAAAAGTAATAGCAACACTTAAAGCTAATGCTAGTTTTGTAAACATCGCCCAAAAACCAAAAAGTGTTCCTGAGATTTCATTTCCTATTTTTTTTGAACTTTGCGCTAAATCTGCTTGAATAGAAGAGGGTAGAGCCATATCAGCTCCCAAACAAATACCTGTAAAAAATGTAATAAAAGCAAACTTTATATACTCACCTTCGTTTATAAAAGGAGTAAAACAAAAGAAAAAAGAAGCTACTATCATAGATATAATCCATGTTTTCTTTTTAGATATTTTTTTTGATAAATTAAGCCAAAATGGAACAGCAATAATTGCACTTATAAAATATAAAAGTAATAAAGCTCCGGTAAATTGTGGTGTTTGCAAGTAGTGCTGTACATAAAATAAAAAAAGAGTTGCTGGAATTGCATTTGCTAAATTATTTATCAAAAAAGCTAAAAATAGTCTTTTGGCTTCTTTAAATTCATTATAAAAAAGTTTCAATGAATTTAAAAAACTAATATTATTTAATTCTAATGTAGGCTCTTTTATACCAAAAAGAAAAATAGCTAATATACAAGGAAGTAAAAAAGCAAGTAAATAAAATATAAGCTCTAAACTTTTACTTGAATCATCAGATACACCCAGCAGAAATGGAAGTAATAAAACTAAAAGCACTCCAATTATTGCAAAAACTTCTCTACTAAAAGAGAGTTTAGAGTTATGAAAACTATTTTTACCCAAGACAGCATTTAGTGCAAGATAAGGAATATTTAGTAAACTCCAAGCAATATAAGTAATAACTGAAAATAAAATCAAAGATAAAGTAGGGTAGTTTTCAAAGGGGTTTACTAAAAAATAAAAGCCAAAAACTAAAAGAATAGAACCAAATAAAATCAAACTTTTTTTACTAAAGTATTTATCACAAGCTCTCCCAATAAATGGATCAGCTATCATATCTAAAACTCTTGCAATAAATAAAGTTATTCCTACAAGTGCTGTATTTAGACCAATTGATTCAACATAATATGTGGGAAGATATATATACAAAGGCATTCCTAATATTGCTATTGGAATAGCTAAACTACCATATATTAAAACCCCTTTATTATTCATGCTTTTATCTTATTTTTTATAAAGCGTAAAATTGACTTTAATACAGGTACTTTTTCATAAATATTTGAAGCAGCATCCCAATAATCAATATGTGATACAACTTTTAAGTCTTCATTTAATTCAATTCTACTAACTCCTGTAAAACTCTCTACATCTTTACAATTTTTGTATTTAAATATAAAGTTCCATTGTAAATATGCAATATTTTTATTTTCTACTATCTCTTTTACAATAAACCTTGGTTCATCTAGTGATTTATACATATGGTCAAAAATATTATATATTGAGTTTATTCCTTTTGTTTTTTGAAAAGGGTCTTCAAAATATATATCTTCACTAAAAATATCTTCGTACTCTTGTATAGATATATCTTTATTTAAATTTTCAAAAAATAAAGCATAGTTTTGTATATGTTTTGAATAATTCATTTTAACAATCCTTTTGTAATTGCTAAAGAAATTTTATAAGGTAGAATATTTAATAAATACAAGAAAAATGAAAGTTTAAATGGAAACTTTATTTCAAACTTATATCCTTTATCTAAATTATGAAAAATCTTAAGTGCTGCTGTTTTACTACTCATTAGTTGAGGCATATCAAAATTGTTTTTATTTGTAAGTCTAGTTTTGACAAATCCATGATTTATTATTTGAAGTTCAATATTTTTCTTTAGAAGTTCAGGCTGAATAGCTTGTGCAAAATTTACGAGTGCAGCTTTACTAGATCCATAAGCACCTGCATTTGGTAAACCAAAATAGCTTGATAAACTTGCATTAAAAACTAATTTTCCAAAACCTTGATTCTCAAATTTTGGTGTAATGATATTTGTAAGTCTTACAGCTCCTAAATAATTTATATCTGTCATTTTTTCAAAATCTTCTATATTTAAACTATCTAAGGGTGAAACTTCATAAACCCCTGCATTAAAAATACATACATCAAGGTAGTTTAATTTTTTCCATACACATAAAGCTGCTTCATTTATAGATGAACTATTTTGAACATCTATATCTTTTAAAAATAAAGTTTGTTTAAAAGATGACTTTAAACTATTTAGCTCATGAGAGTGTTTTGTATCTCTAGAACTAGCTACTACTGTATAGCCATTTTGTAAATATAATTTTGTAAGCTCATAGCCAATGCCACTACTTGCACCAATTATCCATATATTTTTAGACATAATAAATCCTTTATTTAAAAAGACTTGTATAATAAGCAGCTTTATTAACAACTAAATCTTTATTGCTCCAAATGTCATTTATAACTGATACCATATCAGGCTCAAAATGCATTA includes the following:
- the pdxH gene encoding pyridoxamine 5'-phosphate oxidase; this translates as MFDLSKMRQEYMTKGLDFKDLDECPFKQFEIWFNQAIDANLIEPNAMSLSTVGNDMKPSIRTVLLKTFDTDGFVFFSNYKSKKAVQIDENPYGAIHFAWLGLERQVKMEGRIEKISKTDSMKYFLSRPKGSQLGAWVSHQSEVISSRSLLEAKFDEIKNKFSKGEVPFPSFWGGYKVVPETIEFWQGGKDRLHDRFEYKRKEDNSWEVNRLAP
- a CDS encoding ABC transporter ATP-binding protein, which produces MIIEAKNFSHDYNGDLALKNINLSIKKGEFISIIGESGSGKTTLLSILSTLLKEKSGELFFENKKYREIKNIDKFRKDNIGFIFQFHYLINYLTNAENIKIANEKASDKEISELFNLLDIRELLNKFPNEISGGQRQRVAIARALINKPKVLFADEPTGNLDSKNSLNVFKLFQELSKEGITVIVATHDKSLAQLSNRIIEVKDGQIQ
- a CDS encoding NAD(P)/FAD-dependent oxidoreductase translates to MKIAVLGAGISGLGSAYLLSQRHHVDLYEKEHRLGGHARTTQVEEDGKKFGVDTGFLVFNHETYPLLTKLFEKLDVKIEKSDMSFGFWDKNENIAYNGNSIGGLFFQKKNLFNLSHYSMINDIMKFNKKANKDLETNSKDLDKDLGDYLKEYGEAFKERYIIPMGASIWSTPSDKMNDFPARTFLQFFKNHGLLGVTTHHQWLTVSNGSVNYVNKIKEKISGQIFLNSNIKKVERKADGVFITFENDETKIYDKVVFAMHAPDALELLDDASENEKEVLDCFKYKKNDALLHTDRKVLYPNKDIYAAWNYKTDKKNDNSITLSYWINTLQNLKTNKDYFVSLNEIDSVDEIIERISYSHPQFDKKAIEAQKRRDEINGINNTYYAGAYWRYGFHEDGLWSANTIASMFGCEL
- a CDS encoding DUF1365 domain-containing protein; translated protein: MSAHQFYDGVIYHKRFLPKAHDFKYKFFMLDIDTNSLEELKTKLFSYNKLNLFSFKSKDHFGKQENFLENVDELLEKFDIQKPHKLRFITLPRILNFVFNPISLLLIFNKNEELDYILAEVHNYNGGRVIYPVKLTHRGHNLYRGEIPKDMYVSPFFKRDGDYSFLFRYDKSNVALKIDLFEEKKKMLTASFSGTPLEFTNKNIIKLFLKHTFLTFFVVTRTLWQSLKLYKKGLKFNSIEDIDTKRRY
- a CDS encoding cryptochrome/photolyase family protein; the encoded protein is MDIFLIYPHQLFENTDILKNKKIVLIEEPLFFTQYKFHIQKLVLHRASMKFYENYLKQNAFDVEYFEDESYLEKYKTNEIFIYELFDDYLEKKVYKNFENIHTIKNPNFLHPDDKSKFLHHFYMHRRKELDIFMENGKPLYGKYSFDSDNRKKLPKDIFIPATLSYENDYINEAKEYCQKFDTVGVCEDFNYPISFDEARLQLEYFVKEKFDNFGNYQDAITKNTNLIYLFHSNISSSLNIGLLDLNYVIEKIKNAHAPYNAKEGFIRQIIGWREFMLKIYEDDGVRLRNSNFFEFKNSMPKAIIDGKSGIDILDDVIKKVDKTAYAHHIERLMILGNIFLLLEIRPNDVYEYFMQNYIDAYDWVMLGNVYGMSGFSDGGSITTKPYIASSNYLIKMSDYSKKEPWCKIVDALYWRFLYKYSHLFKDNPRMKMQISLLNRMSEDKLHEHLKTAEEYLKTLFYE
- a CDS encoding EAL domain-containing protein → MSCKCNENFCIKNEKATIHFITVVPELLHKCKILLKDKNNLRLKEHICSIDIDDARTFFENQVEFFDENFTQFEQAEIKIFVETTNELLSITSVLKAKPLNIYLNFIKDNSFFEILESETLTTHFQPIIDMKTNKIHAYECLTRGVLPNGDLMYPNDLFEKSNRNDTNFRLDKLCRESALKTAAVKKINSKVFINFLPTAIYDPKFCLQSTVKWAKQLELDPRNIVFEVVETENVQDKVHLKQILNYYREQGFKIALDDVGEGYSSLNMIIDIKPDIIKVDRNIIDGIDTNELKQSVYKALKSISIDNNIQILAEGVETLEELEMVKKLGVDYAQGYYFAKPSPEPIRRIF
- a CDS encoding ABC transporter permease codes for the protein MRTALKALKANKLKTLLILFSLSLSICSIFLISSISNGIIYMYSSMLKNDGDIIITQAKISDTFFSNVDINLIHKIEEFDGVKKVSAVVVGASPVEELPIVAVYGVTKNRFSNYTLIKGSYPKDNEVLVGKSIYDSLKNKNSIQISKDTYKISGVFRSEIGFENGGVVLNINQASKIFNKSASFLLVNTNIQKDIDFIIKNTQDLSNDIEVKSTNSFVDNYNQFEIIRTSSKLISSVAFCMGLLSVVSIMSITVNQRKSEFGIKKAIGISTGRIINQIVLETAILGFISFISAFFIANIFLLMIEKFELFHGYINAHLSSSLSLTLFICSILMAVIGSIIPALNVSKIDPIILMQGDKI
- a CDS encoding lipocalin family protein; protein product: MSVKLFIILAMFSLLHSKPLKSVQFVDPKSFSGIWYEIARTHNSFQENCIASTVEYSLIDTNKYKVFNRCFENQIGGKLIEYSGIAKALDDDSMSSMKMTYFWIFSKKYNVIYLNNYKSAVVADDDLENLWIMNRKPFMAKEEQKKIIDFLSDYINVNSLIYTKQDEKGRYK
- a CDS encoding DUF3833 domain-containing protein produces the protein MKTKNLLVVLFIVLLFTGCGAMKLEDFNETSPKFVVKDYFNGELKAYGLVKDRSGKIIKSFKAKMIGSWDEDGVGTLDEYFVYNNGEKQRRVWTLIPSKNKNEYIGTASDIVGQGILKSNGNTVMIDYTMEVPYNDSTINIDVKDWLHLQEDGVIINHSKMKKFGFTVGELVITIIKQ
- a CDS encoding MFS transporter translates to MNNKGVLIYGSLAIPIAILGMPLYIYLPTYYVESIGLNTALVGITLFIARVLDMIADPFIGRACDKYFSKKSLILFGSILLVFGFYFLVNPFENYPTLSLILFSVITYIAWSLLNIPYLALNAVLGKNSFHNSKLSFSREVFAIIGVLLVLLLPFLLGVSDDSSKSLELIFYLLAFLLPCILAIFLFGIKEPTLELNNISFLNSLKLFYNEFKEAKRLFLAFLINNLANAIPATLFLFYVQHYLQTPQFTGALLLLYFISAIIAVPFWLNLSKKISKKKTWIISMIVASFFFCFTPFINEGEYIKFAFITFFTGICLGADMALPSSIQADLAQSSKKIGNEISGTLFGFWAMFTKLALALSVAITFVSLELVSFNTVNPSSFSLSILALLYSILPVILKIFAITLLLKYKK
- a CDS encoding SAM-dependent methyltransferase — translated: MKKVWHKFGHSFFSKLKEGNLKVQFPNNEINHYGNKEEKEVFLKLNNYSFFSKIALYGDVGFAESYMDEDFETNDLTKLIELALINSDDLGVKSEHDKNNFFINILPHFNKVKHLLRKNSKKNSRKNISEHYDLSNDFYKLFLDETMMYSAAIFENPNESLYEAQKRKISHLANKLNIKEGDRVLEIGSGWGSMAMHLAKERKCKVTTVTLSSEQKKLCEKKFKENKIEESIDIFLKDYRDLEGKYDAIIAVEMFEAVGKEYFDIFFKKCEALLKPSGVLALQIITMPDNRYESYSKGTDFIQKYIFPGGHLPSVSRILKSTSKHTRLNLLHMEEFTEDYAKTLNIWYENFNTRIKEIKALGFDDYFIRMWKMYLNYCEAAFLTRNVNLVQVVFTRDQNMHLNKGLVA